One stretch of Danio rerio strain Tuebingen ecotype United States chromosome 6, GRCz12tu, whole genome shotgun sequence DNA includes these proteins:
- the ephx4 gene encoding epoxide hydrolase 4: MARLLHNLLLLTVGLTLKIRVMGYWSLIYGYCALCTGVALIKLGWNIILRPSTTFQWTVREIPPSCLNDTSLGTHCYVRIKESGLRFHYVAAGERGKPLMLFLHGFPEFWFSWRHQLREFKSEFRVVAVDMRGYGESDLPSSTESYRLDYLVTDIKDIVEYLGYNRCFLVGHDWGGIIAWLCAIHYPEMVTKLIVLNSPHPCVFTDYALRHPSQMLKSSYYFFFQLPYFPELMLSINDFKALKSLFTSRSTGISCKGRWLTTEDLEAYLYALSQPGALTGALNYFRNVFSVLPLSHSEVKSPVLLLWGERDAFLEQDMAEACRLYIRNLFRLNIISGASHWLQQDQPDIVNKLIWTFIKEGEGRKNYRNL, translated from the exons ATGGCGAGACTGCTCCATAACTTGCTGTTGTTGACAGTCGGGCTGACGCTGAAGATCAGAGTGATGGGATACTGGTCTCTCATCTACGGTTACTGCGCGTTATGCACGGGCGTAGCGCTGATCAAACTTGGCTGGAATATCATCCTGCGACCGTCAACAACCTTTCAGTGGACGGTTCGTGAGATTCCCCCCTCGTGCCTGAATGACACGTCCTTGGGAACCCACTGTTATGTTAGAATCAAG GAGTCTGGACTCCGATTTCACTATGTTGCTGCTGGGGAACGAGGCAAACCGCTTATGCTGTTTCTGCATGGATTCCCAGAGTTTTG GTTCTCATGGCGTCACCAGCTCAGGGAATTTAAGAGTGAGTTTCGCGTGGTAGCAGTGGATATGCGAGGCTACGGTGAGTCTGACCTGCCCTCGTCCACTGAGAGCTACAGACTGGACTACCTTGTCACCGACATCAAGGACATTGTGGAGTATCTGG GATACAACAGATGTTTTCTCGTGGGCCATGACTGGGGTGGCATCATCGCATGGCTCTGTGCAATTCACTACCCAGAAATGGTGACAAAACTCATAGTGCTAAACAGCCCTCACCCCTGTGTATTCACTG ATTATGCCCTTCGACACCCAAGTCAGATGCTCAAGTCAAGTTACTACTTTTTCTTCCAGTTGCCATATTTCCCAGAGCTAATGCTTTCCATCAATGATTTTAAG GCACTGAAGAGTCTATTCACCAGCCGCAGCACAGGCATCAGTTGTAAGGGCCGCTGGCTCACCACAGAAGACCTTGAAGCATACCTGTATGCCCTCTCACAGCCAGGGGCCCTCACTGGGGCTCTTAACTACTTCAGAAATGTCTTCAG TGTCCTCCCACTGAGTCACAGTGAAGTGAAGTCTCCAGTATTGCTGTTATGGGGAGAAAGAGACGCGTTCCTGGAGCAGGACATGGCCGAAGCCTGCCGTCTGTACATCAGAAACCTTTTCCGCCTCAACATCATCTCTGGAGCCAGTCACTGGCTTCAGCAGGACCAGCCCGACATCGTCAATAAACTCATATGGACTTTCATCAAGGAGGGAGAAGGCCGGAAAAACTACAGGAACTTATAA